The segment GTCTACTCACTTTGCTATCTTTTTGGCTTCCAGTTTGTTAAAGTTTTAAATACGTTGTAGTGTACATATGATTTATTAAATTTcagatgaattatttttttgctcagTTCATTTCATTTGTGAGGGAAAAAGAATCCACCTTTGGTTAGCAGAATCAATTTGTTGCTAGAATAGTAGTTCTGACTAATGTGGTTCATATTGCAAGTTATGGTCCATgtggcaaagagagagagagcgtcCATGCTAACAAGAATGCGTGTAGGAATATGGTCGTGCAAATCTCTTTATGGCTGTTTTATCGTTGTCTGTAccttcttttttaatctttttttttggtacatggTTTTAGGCTGTCATCTTTTCCGTTATCAATCTAGGCACTCTTTGCTTCCTAGACACAGAATCTGCCTGTTTCATAACAAAAGTCATCttcatatataatatacaaTTCAACAGCCAGCTCAAATTGCAAATTTACAATTGAGACCATTCATATAACTTGTTCATTTATTTGTACTTTTGTCATTGCCTCATTGGAGTGGCTAGCTTAGCCAATACTTGACTTCCACTCATGATTTTCATCTGCACCAAAATTTCATGTTGCTCAATGTGATTTATTCATTTGTCCGTATGTGCAGAAGGGTTCCAAGGTTCAGAAGACCCATGCGGTACAGGCCATACTAATGCTAAATGTTACTTTACTGGTGGccaaaattatgagaaaaaccATTACTATACGTTGTATAATGGTTATTATTGGTTAATGTGATCTTCCTCCCTGAATTTGAGCAAGtagtattattatatttatcattttgtaCAATTACCTGCTTTGGAGGGGATAAAAAGAGGCAaagattttaaatatttattgtagTGAAGAATTTTTAGGCCTCTATAAGTTCTGCTAGActtgtaattttcaattcaGTTTGGATGAGCTCAGATCTTGAAAAATTCAAGTTCACCAAAAATTTGACTTGAATGTTGTACTCTAGTTGTGAATTATGGAAATTAATTTTGCCAAATTTATTATGGTAGGCATGTTCATCAAAAGGAAGAGCTATCTTGTTGTTGAATACGGTATAAGATTGTTGCGTAACATGATCTGAACTCTGAACTGAGttcaatttttcattatttattgcaATCAGAGTCCAGATGTCTGGGAAAGTATCATGATATAAGtccatataataatattttccgCATCTTTGACATAAAGGTCCATAGAAATGATCTATGGATGTGGTTTTGAGTTTGATGTTAGGATGTGTTTTTTGTCTGCATCCCCAGGGGGAAAAATTGAGTGTGAGTTTTTTGAGAGTAGGCATGATATTCCGAAGATGGCATAAGAgattatggtaaaaaaaaattgaaagataaGCTGGGGGAACAATTCTAGTTAAGCTCGTGTAATTGTTGTAAACTAAGATTGGCAAATCATGGAAGGAAGCCTAACTGAATAGCAAATGAGACACTTTTTTAGTTTGAGAAACGAATTTGGTTTCAAATCTCTAACAATTAGAACAATTATATTGCAAATTTGATGCTATTTCTGGTTCAAAGTTTACTTTAATGTATCAAATATGTAATTCCACAGGTCAGAATATTGGTCATAATGATGGAGAAAATAGATTTAGTAATAACAACAAAGTTTTAGTCCCAAATATGGGCTTAACAATAAGAGAAAAACTCATGGGCAATTCCTTAGATGTTATGACTTTAGATTTCTCAATTGATTCAACCATGTAATTACATTGATCAATGTAAAACAAAAGGTGTTATCTATCATTTTGGGATTCAAGTAATGGCCCGGTGGCATTGGCATCCTTTGTGGTGCTCAATTTCTAGGGTTTGAATCTCACCTTTCCACTCACCTATTATTTATCTAGCCAAAAAAAAGTGTTACCTTGATAATTGAACCTAAACTCTTccccaagaaaaataaaatagaaaccTTTATGACTTTGTCATTAGCAACCATATTTGTGGCatatttgccttttttttctttcattatttatgaaaaaacattaaaacctagaaaattttgatatttatgaACAAATGGTTCTACCAATGATCCAATGATCAAGTTAGTCTAACCTCATTTTAGTAACTCTAttaagaatgtttttttttaaaacacctttttcttttgtcttagGCTATGTTTGGATCCTCCATTCACAgaatgttttctaaaaaaatacattatgaCATAATATACGTTTGGTATCAtactaaaaatttaatgaaattgtGTATGGTTATGAATGGTTgttgaattcaattttttgactATCTACCTTTGCTTGAAAGTTATCCTTGGCTTAACTAATGGTACGTTTTCAATAATGTTAGATAGGAATAGTTGAGAAAGAGAGGAGATAGTATATTTCAATAACCCAATGTCAAAGTGAGATAGAAGTAAACAATTGAGGGCGTAACTTAGTGGTAGAAAGCTCTTGTAACCCATCACACCTGCGAGTTCAGGAGTTGTGGGTTCGAGTAGTGACAAATCTCACTATTATTCGAGTGATTCCACACCATGCATAGCAGAGTTTAAGCGGGCGGAGGCATTGACCACACACatgagcttctttttttttttatattaaaaattataataataataaaaaataaaaataaaaagtgagatTTGAGAGAGAAGACAGCATGGTTACCAGGGTCTTCACCTTTTCTGGCCTTCAGTCCCCTATGAAACAATTGGGCCAGTCCCTCCCCGGCCCAATTCGCTTAGTTGAGAGACTTGAGAGTTTGAGTTCAGACATGTAACTTAAGAAACgaggtttttttttctcttcggTTCACTTGAAACTCGGAAGTACATTACAAAGGTTTtctaatatctctctctctctctctctagactCAAGTGTTTTTAAGTAGAGATAGAATCCTTGCgatctctttctctcatatatatgtttttgtttttcttatagtTAAGGAGGGCTTCAATTTCAATCAATGGCCTctattaaagaagaagaagatgatgatgaagcCTCTACTCCTTCCTCGTAATCATCTCgccctttcttctttttcctttaaacaaagcaaataattttctttcttttttctttttttcttttttaaattttatgtgaatCCCATGAATAAGTAGGGAAAAACTCAGCTGATTTAAGTCTTAATAGTTGTGTAATTAGTTTTAGTTTATTAATGggtctttttattttctcaggtaaatagcaaaaaattatgacatttaaaattttgttggattttaaaaaaaaaatttaaatttttttctcagcAAGCAAATTTATGGTCTTCTGATAGAATTCATGGGTAATAGTTAGTTTTTTCTGTTAATTATGTAAGTTAGTTTTAACTTTGTCCTAATGATTGTAATGGGATATTAAGGAATTAACAGTTTAAGGTTCTTTTCCTTTGCTGAATGACTTTTTTCAGGCCAACGACTTTATATAAAGATCCAGATGATGGGAGGCAGCGGTTTTTGCTTGAATTGGAATTTGTCCAATGTCTAGCTAATCCCACCTACATCCACTGTATGtgttcagatttttcaaaaaaattcacttttctTTCCTGTTGAGTGCCTTATACAAATACAATGTCTGCATATTCAGCATTTTTGTACTAGAATTGTCACAAACTGGGCTTTCACAATCTCCACCACTTAAATCCCTGCAATACCCCGAGTCATACTCGGGTTAATGTGGGACTCAGCACACGTCTGCAAAACATACAATCTAATCAAGGGGTATCATAAGAATACTCTTTTGatctgttagagatatattagcccattagcataggcccaagcctacTTCTACTTTGTGTACAAGCCAAGTCTCTTACTTGTATTAGAAGTATATTAGTCTaaggtttagtctactatatatatatatatatatatattatatacatgttatgattcatttcataacacaggatttgtactacactataatatattattgatgtagcatTTAGAGTTTTCTTCATGGATATAGGCCGTTAGGCTAAACCATGTAACCCttgtgtgttattgtgtttaatactttataCTTTCGCTTCCAtgctagcatattcaacatggtgtatcaatgctaatatttaaccaTCTTTTTTTAGTTTCTCGTTATTCCgtagaaaggaaaaggaaatggAAATTGGAGTTTTGCGACCGCTACTTTGGGAACGTATTAAATGGCGGTGATTGCTGAGGCCTTGATTGGGTTGCACTCACTTCAAGCCTAGGCAATTAAAAACTGAGTGCATAAGCATTTGTTTCATGGCAAGTACATTGCATATTTAGCACTCATGTTATATATGGTAGGAATTTAAGTGGGTCTTTTAGATTCGTTAGGATGTCtagtccatatttattttttccccttcagAAAATGATATGAATTGAACCTCTGGCCCCAGCCCCACCCTTTAAGATGTCACCcataagtttatttttgtttttattccaGATTTTCTGAATAAACAGGATGGTTAATACTTTTGAGTATGTTTGTGTCTGCGCccgcgagagagagagagagagagagagagagaggtagaaGTTTTGGGATCTTGGGACAGATGAGGTTGCAAGTGATAGTATCATGTTGGAGTTATTGTGAATAGGAGTGAAATGTTATGGCAGCCTCCCCAAACAAGAGTCAAAACTGTAAGTGTCAACTATGGTCACAATTGTTTTTTGGATGCAAAGAATattcactcacacacacacacactacacAGACAAGCACATGGTAGGTAGTGTTAGTGGTTCCTGTTGGCAATGATCACCTCTGTTAATGATTAGATacgtttttctttttgtttttctttaaaattcttttaagtttCTAGAGATCTAAGCATTGAATGTTggtgtttcttttttgtctctttgtgtgtgtgttttctctctccctaatgcctagttttcttttttggttgcaaaGAGTATTCACACTCACAATGCGCAGACAAAGCCAGATAGTGTTAGTGGCTTAGTGCTTCATATTGGCAATGATCACCTCTGTTAATGCTTggatatgtttttctttttttgttcttaaaaattatttaagtgTGTAGAGATGTAAGCATTGAATGCTGATGTCTCCTTTTCGTttctctttgtgtgtgtgttttctttctCCCTGATGTCTTGTCTGTTACTCTAATGCAGATTTGGCTCAAAATCGCTATTTTGAAGATGAAGCTTTTATTGGCTACCTAAAATACCTTCAATACTGGCAGCAGCCTGAGTACCTAAAATTTATAATGTGAGCTTtgccacctttttttttgggggggccCCCCCGCGCGCATGccgttggggggggggggggtgggggtggtcAGGAAGAGTGTTGCTTTTCTTAATGATTGAATGGTCCATCATTCTTTATTATAATTCATTTGTGGATTTACATGATTATTTCCTAACAAAATCGCAGGTATCCTCATTGCTTATTTTTTCTAGAACTTCTCCAAAATGCTAACTTCCGCAATGCAATGGCACATCCTGGCAACAAGGTTAAAATCTTCTGTTTTCATATTGCCCCTCTCAAATGAAATCATGTAATATCTCCTTTGAAATTTCCATGGTGATTTAAATATATTTCTGAGATCAGCTACATGATCCTCTCAAAAGTCACATGTTATTTGCATTCGTTTTTAGATCTCTTAATAATGCTTAGGCATTCATGTTAgctttttttacatttttttctgTACAATTGTAGAATGTGAGTTATGATTTATACTTTATCCTATAATTGGTGATGCAagtttttttaagtaaatttaCTCATACACCTAGTGGGTCATGAATCAGAACCTCACCTTCCACCTTGCTAAAGAGAGGAGATGCCGTTTGAGCTAAAGCTCACCAGCAAGATTTGATccatctttattattattttgaccAGAACCTCGCCACCTTGTTAAAGAGAGGAGATGCCATTTGAGCTAAAGCTCACTGGCAAGATTTGATccatctttattattattttgcagGAGATACTCTGAATGATAGTTTAGTTATAACCATTGTCAATGTATCTTCTCTTTCAATCAAATGATCTATTGAAAGTTGCTTGATGGTGTGTCACATGTCTGCCTGTTGcattttaaatctaaaaccaAATAACTTAGCATTTTAGTAAGGATTtcttttataagtaaaaataacccttgccaagagccttgtgaATTGTAACTTAGTGGCATTGATTTGGCCTCATTTGTGAGGAGAAATAGGGTTTGAACCTCCACACCCCCCTTCCCCCGCTTgttgtaacaattgaatttaaaaaaaattaccttttcATGAAAGAAGATGATTCCAATACACAGGAAGTGTGTGAAAACTACTACTAAATAATTCTAATCTGAAattcaaaagatctaaaaaacATGAGGAAGTTATGGTGCCTAAAGCATTCATCCAGTCAGACATTGGTAGGCGGAGGTACGTATCTTGACTGTTTAGTAGTTACCTGAACTAGATGACAACCAAAATATATTAATGGTCCGTGAAagagatttttgtatttttccttttctcatcTCTAGTAATTcataacaatatatttatacaacttcTCAGATAAATTCAAAGTCAGTTTAAACTTCTTGGAACTTTTCAGGAATTGGCACATAGGCAGCAATTCTACTTCTGGAAGAATTATAGGAGCAATCGATTGAAACATATTATGCCAAGACCCCTTCCTGAACCCGTTGTTGCACCCCCTGCTTCTGCTCCACCTCAGCCACCTGTACAACCTGTGCCGCCTGCTCCAGCTACAACTATTGCTGTTACGGCACCGCCTGCTCCAGCCCCTTCTTCTATGCAGTATGCTATGCCCCATGGATCTGCTCTTGCAAAAAATGATATGAGGAGTAGTGGGGTAGAgcgaagaaaaagaaagtatgcaacttaaattttggcaGATGATAAAATTATGGAGCCTTTATCTCTTTCAGTTCAAATATACATATTATCTACATACTGCTCAAAGGACTTTGAGAGACCAACATTCTGATATACATATGTTGATTATTACAGGAAAGAAGGATAACTTGCCTTCTGTCATGTAATGACAGAGAAGGGGAATCAGAGGTAATGTTCATGTCCCTCCACGTTTACGCaattgaagaggaaattgatgctacttttctattaaaaatgttGATACTATGATTGGCACCTTTGTAATAACATAAAGCCCATTTGTTTCctatgtattaattatttatttagatagCATTTTGTCAATTCTGAATACACACATTTACTAGATCAATTTTATGCTTCTTGAATGATGTTCAAGTATTTCATGATAGTCCTTCTCCAAGCACCTATTGTCTGTGTCTGTGAATTACAAAAATGATAATACAACTGACATAATctttgaaactctctaaaatgcTTGAAATTTTATGTATGGAGGGGTTGAATTCCATGATGACAAAGCTTGGGTGCAGAACTCTAAGGAACTTGGGCACTCTCTTTTTCATAGTTTTTTGTTTACTCAAGTTTATTTTATATGGAGTAAATTTACTTGAAGTTGTGGGAGGGAGCTTGGGGACTTACATCTAGTGGCCCAATGTTTTTAGATTCCATTTCTTCTTGTACATAGCATTGTGTCTTTTGTATTTTCTTGGCTACCTCgtgtttttttttccatgtagtagccttttttttttttaatgaaaactttatcttacctatcaaaaaaaattttgttttttgagagaatCAAATCCTGATAGCCAGCTTTCTCACTCTAAATTTCACCCTACAATAATTACATCCTGATGTGGTATAAAAGCTTTCTCACTGTAAATTTACCATTACCGCAAGGGATGAACTATGATCTAGAGCTctgattcaaaaaaaattgggcAACTGTCTTATTAATATCCTCTTGGGTGTCAATCAATGTTTTTTTGTATTGCTCTTCTCAAATTATATTGAGCTTAAACTGTGGgagtgagacctatgaataaAAACACCCAAAATTACTATATTTACAACAAGGGTGATGCCAAAGAGAGCCTTTTCTCGAATGAGAACAAGGTCTGGATCTTAAGATATGTATGAGTTTGGAGTGTGGAAACAGAGGTGCAAAATGCTCGGTGTAATTGACTGTAAGTGGCATGATATCTAGAGTAGGTTAAAGTTTACAAGGAAAATCTGGGAATTTATCACACTTATACATGCCccattttttttgtctttttattattattattattattattttcttttggccGTTCTGTTTCATGAGACTAGTTACAActtttcaaaatcaaacttcTAATAATATTCATCTAATTTCTTGAGAAATTAgacccccccaccccctccaTATGATTTTCATAGTCTGTGTTTGTTAGTaaatggatttggattttgaatttttgaattttttttttctcgtgtTCAGAATCCAGACCCATTACCACTCACCAGAAAGCcgttaattaaaatttaacaaGTTAGGCCTCAACATAAATTTAATGCAATTCTCTTGATTTAGCTTCCtaaaccttctcaaaaaaaaaagcttctctATATCTTagaaagaaagatttttttttttttaaaataattaaatagttacAGTGGGATCTAAACCCTAAATATGTCCATTGAAAACGTTACTAggcattataaaaataaatagacaaaaaaagTTGAGATTTTGGAAACAAGGGAAGATGGGGTAGATGGTTAATTTGTCATTTGGCATGGGCTAGACGAGAATTTGCTTACAATTGGATTTGGGGCATGTGATAGGGTTGCATTGCTTGTCACAGGTTTCAAGTTGGAGGGTTTATTACAATTAATATTCGACAGTTCAGAGAAACGTAAACGATTTCATACGTTAGACTTTAGAGTAAAGAAGCATGTATAtgtttgactaattaattgcTTATAGTAAGATAAGTAGATGAGGCTTATAATTAAGCAGAAAAAAATGCTCTGACACCTTAAATTTTGGAATAGTTGTCATGACGCTCcctgaacttttattttagctaacttAGCACCTAAACTTAATCTGCCAAATTGCTACATCAATTAAGTTTGCTGTTAATAAACTGATGACTTACTAGAAACCTCAAATTTCTCTCAACTTCTTCAAGTAGAGTCTTTCTCTCtatgttttcttttcaatttgtttAATCTACACTTTCCCCATCCACGTCCCACACCAGGCGGCTTGCTATGGCTTTTGATCTTCACAAGTCACCAATTACACTGTCAATCATACATATAATAGCATCCAACTTTCCAAAGCACACATACCTTACTACAAAGGGCTCATTTCTTCGGTGGTTAACACTTTTGGCTTCGAtgtaagtaaaaattaaaatatttcttccaaaccaaaaatattacaCTAGTGAGGAAAGTAGGATCTGCCGTTCTGGTCGATTTCTATGTAACCCAACCAATTTAAACTAGAATATTGAACATTAGAACAAACTCTTCCATGAAACGTTTTTTTAGGAAGAACTCTTTTAAGGAACTTGAAATAGCAGAGGTGGTGCTTAATGCTATGAGAGAAGAATTAAGCATAGGCAACTTGTAATAAtagattgaaaataaaatagaaaaagagagacGGAGACTTGAAGAAGGGTTTGGTCCTTGATCCCCACATAAATCTGGTTTGATTTCTCACTCCCTTGCACAAAAGAGAACCCACGAACTCCAGCTCCGGCGGGATCACTATTAGCGGGCTTGGATCTTCTCTCTCCTAGGTTTGTCTCTCTTTAACAGGGGCGGCGCTACCTTATGGCCAGGGTGGTCCCAGGACCACCCTAACctgaaatttatatatatatatatatatatatatatatatatatatacattaatttaaaaaaatttatttgtctacccttcaaaaaaaatttgggaacaccctcaattttttttatgctaataaaattaaattttgctctaTAATTTGTTCTACATTCAGTAGATGAATGATTGTTTAgttgtgtacattgaaagaTATGTAGTTTGCagtattgataatgagactatcatacaccgatttcaaaatatgaaaactcgtagaaagcaattgtaaactttatgtatttgtgcattttttttattattgttgttgacaatatatg is part of the Quercus robur chromosome 9, dhQueRobu3.1, whole genome shotgun sequence genome and harbors:
- the LOC126700285 gene encoding mediator of RNA polymerase II transcription subunit 31-like, whose protein sequence is MASIKEEEDDDEASTPSSPTTLYKDPDDGRQRFLLELEFVQCLANPTYIHYLAQNRYFEDEAFIGYLKYLQYWQQPEYLKFIMYPHCLFFLELLQNANFRNAMAHPGNKELAHRQQFYFWKNYRSNRLKHIMPRPLPEPVVAPPASAPPQPPVQPVPPAPATTIAVTAPPAPAPSSMQYAMPHGSALAKNDMRSSGVERRKRKKEG